The genomic stretch TGTCATTACTAAACAAACACTTTCCTTTTCGGTTTAAAACTATAAATGGCTGTATTTTTTAAGTTGTGTTCGTCGAGGTGGCATACCGACCATATGATAACTCATTCATTCTTCGATCGGATTTCCATTGTTAAGTATTTCTGCCTTTTGTTGATTTATTTCTCCCTTAATTCATTTCACTCAAAAAAACATGGGGTTTTTAGGAGACAAAATTGCCCCTCGAGGCAGGAAACCACACATAACGCCGGAGACTTGCTTATCAGTGATTGGGGAAAGACTCCGGAAATAATGCCAATAAGCTTGAGAAAAGTGCATACGTGTTTAGCAAACGTCTTGGAAGTTTGCCCCAGAGCGCACTCGTTtgtgtttctgttggttttatGGGACTGATAAATTGGATTTTAGTTTCAAAGAAGCCGTCCCCCTAAATGACGAAAAGATAATGTTTTGTCTCGGTTGGCGCTTCAAACTACCGCGCTGATTCGGTATTTTCAAAACTGTTGTGTCTGCGCGAAGAAAGAAGAATATGATCAAACGCAATCGGATCTTGTGGTTTTATTTTTCACGGGATAGCCAAAAAAGCTAACATATGAAAGGATTGTATTGAACAAGAGATTGAAAACTGTCAGtgaaattcaaacaaacaaactaatttGCCTTGAAACACAAGAGGCATCACTAGGGACGAAAGTACTTGAAGGAGATTAAGTCTTTATTTTCTGCATTTACaagtgagagaaaaaaaatccttattCAGTCAGTTAACGAAAGCCACAAGCTGTGAATGACAAATACacgcatattaaattgaaagCACGATGAATTTTAAATAGTACtgaataattgaaaataaagcGCGGTAATTTACAATATATGTCGCGTTAGCTTGAACAGACCATCATCGAGGAATCGAGGGATGAGACTCCAAAAACTCAGATCTGCGCGGTTTATACTAGGTTATTCTACGTACGTCACGTTCGTCACATGAGTTTATGGATGGCTAAGtttttagaaaagaaatctGATGAGAATTAAGCAATCAAGTGTTGACAACATAGCAAAAATATGAATTGCAAATACGCTTCTCTCATTAATTGCCGTACAGCCCCTCAACTCctggggaaaaaaggaaatattcaCATTACACAAGTTTTAAACAACTAAACAACATAATTTCTCAGCGTGGACTCTTAAGTAACGCTGTTTATGTTAATCTTGATACAGTTTTCACTCAGTACTTGACAAAACGTACAAGCAAAAAACGCATTATTGGGTCACCGTGTTCACTGAACGATTTCCTAATAAAGGCAAGCTGTTTTTCGACCTCCTAAATCACTGGCGTGTTCAACACATGATGttaaatttttagaaaaatactctACTTTTCCACCTTCGGACGTGCtcagatatttttatttttattttaaacaaactCTCATCAAAACGATTTTGTCGGCTATATCTCAAGTGGACGCAATTAAATCCAGAATTAACACGACCTAGGTTTTAAGCGTCATGCTTCAGCAAAATGAAATGTCAAGGAGGTTCGACGTGCATTTGACCTGGATTACAAAAAAGTCAGTTTTCTTCCTCCACTGCGCTGTTTCgcgtttttaaaaaacctttacTCCAAATCCAGTGGCGCACCCGCTGCGCTTCAGTTCATAATCTTAATGAGGCCATTTGAAACGTGTGAAAGTGTCAAATGGAAGCAATAATCTGTTTTCTTTAGGAAAGCACTTTCCATCCGCGGCGCGGCGGTGTTCTACTCTTCCCGCAAAGTTAGACGATATTTTATCTGTTACGCTTTTTACACCGTAGCGCCAGCAGCCACGCTGCTCGCTTTGCTTTGAGGCAAGCTAGGCGAGGGGACAGCCAGGGAAGTCGCAGCTGTTGAAGCACTTTGTGGATAAGGGGCTGGAGCGTTAAATGCATAAGGGAAATTTGTATTGGCCGCAACGCGTCCctgattatttttaaaactgttctGTGAGGCCTGCGTGAGAGGTTTCTTCTCTGCAGACTTCTCGTCCCCTCCGGCGCATTTCTTTTGGTAAAAGCCACGCCAAGCTTGAAAAGTTTTTGTCGACCAAATCCACATGTTTGATGTTATGCCTACGGCTAAAAGCATGAAATATTTTACGGTGAAAAGCTCTACGCTAGGTCCTTGCTCCTCAACGCAGCTTTCTACACCCTGGCAGCGCAAAACGTTCAATCGCCAACGCTCCATATTAGCGTGTTCGTAAAAGTAACAAGCGACAACGGCCGTGACAGGAACCGTGTACAAAACTGAAAACACGCCGATTCGAACCATGAGCTTTTCGAGTTTGTTCGTGTCGGTTTCCTTGTTCTTTAAAACCATGCGAATGCGGAAGAGCGCGATGAAACCCGCCAAGAGAAAAAGCGTGCCCAAAATGAGATAAAGTGATAAGGGTGCAAGAACGTAAGCCCCTAGGTTtctcttgtcactgttgccgACGTAACAGAGCCCGCTAAGTTCATCTGCGTCGACTTTTCTCAGGATGAGAACAATGATTGTTTGAACTGCAGGTACAGTCCACGCAACGATGTGAAAGTAGGTCGCTTTGGCTTCAATCGCTTCTTGTCCCCATTTTAATCCGGCGGCCAGGAACCATGCAAAGGTTAGGGCTACCCACCAAAGCGCCGAGGCCATTCCGAAGTAATAAAGCATAAGAAAGACAACAGAACAACCAGCATGGTCTGCAATGTTCATACCCGCTGTAACAACATACTGTCTCTCTTTGTCGCATATAATTTTCTCCGTACCAGCAATCGCCCTCACTATATAGGCCATCGAATAAAGGTTGTAGCACAGGGAGAGAAATATGATGGGTCGTTCCGGGTATTTAAATCTTGAAGTGTCGATCGCGAACGTTAGAACTGTGATTGTAGTTGAGATGAAACACAATACGGACCATACAGTAACCCACGTTTCTACAAAACGTCGGTTACTCGCGGTGAAATAGACGTCCTCTCCGCACCTGGGGACACAGATTTCATCCTCGTATTTGTCAACGCGTATAAAACTTTTACTCAGCGCGTTTCTCGTGTCGTTTCTGCACATTGCTGACGTGCTTATCGCTCCTACATTGGTGTTATTAGGCTTCATTTGTCCGGTATCATACTCCGTTGTTGGGGCTGCTGTTGACTTGACGGTTGCCCACGGACCGGGTAGCTTTCCTAATCGTTCCAACAAATCTCTATACGTGGGGTCCATACTGTCGACATTTTTTAACAATTCAGTCATGTTTACGGGCCGATGTTCCAGGTTCGGTGCAGCCATGCACAATCTGCTAGGATCGCTCTTGGCTCGCGGGTCACCTTGATAAGGCATTAGATTGCAGTCCAATGTGCCGGGCCAGTCGAACCCGAACTTCTGCATCACGGGGGTACAACCATTACGCGCTGCCTCGCACATTGATCTACACGCGTAAATCGGACGATCAACCTCCTCGACACACATAGGCGCGAAAACAGAACACAGAAAGAAACGTAACTGCGGCGCACAGTTCACCGCCACCAGGGGAGTGAATTCTTGAATTTTTGATGCTGCATCTTCTTCCTTCTCTTGTCCTAAAAAGTTGGGATATCGGGTTGTGTTGTAGCCAATGTTCGCACAAAGCGGGATCGTAATTTTCTGACATTTTGATTTTTTCCCCTGAAATCCAGGTAAAATAGCCAGAAAGATGAGCAAAAGCCCAAAGAAACGGCTCCAAACAGCCATCGATCTTCTTTGACGCTTCATTATTTCTTTGTTGGATTGAGCTAACAAGAATCCGTCCGTCACTTTACAGAGAAAAGCCGCAACTGCAAGTAATAGCCATTGATTATTCTCATTCGTTATTTGCTTTGAAATTGGAAATGCCAAGCGTATCCGAGCGAACCCGTCTCTCCAGCTGCCAATCACGTCTTTGTTTCTATGACACCTGTCTTGTTGCTCTAATCCCTCCAGTCGCGTGGACCAATCAGGAGTCATAAAATCGCGATCAAAGACTTCCGTCAGTGGCTAGAGATGAAAGCCCGACGGCAGTGTTTGCGGTCTTTGTCGGGGCGTTTTCGTAGTGTAATAACAACACGTCCAACGGAAATTAGTCTTATTTGGCTCTTCAGGAAGAGCCTTCAGTGGAAGATTTCATCAGGTTATTAAAATGCATTTATGCGATGTTTTCCAATTATCACCAAAAAAAGTTTTCCCTTAGGAATTCTAATTGGGCTCTTTTATAGATTCTGTAAGAAAGCGATAACTGAATC from Porites lutea chromosome 1, jaPorLute2.1, whole genome shotgun sequence encodes the following:
- the LOC140953500 gene encoding frizzled-10-like, whose product is MTPDWSTRLEGLEQQDRCHRNKDVIGSWRDGFARIRLAFPISKQITNENNQWLLLAVAAFLCKVTDGFLLAQSNKEIMKRQRRSMAVWSRFFGLLLIFLAILPGFQGKKSKCQKITIPLCANIGYNTTRYPNFLGQEKEEDAASKIQEFTPLVAVNCAPQLRFFLCSVFAPMCVEEVDRPIYACRSMCEAARNGCTPVMQKFGFDWPGTLDCNLMPYQGDPRAKSDPSRLCMAAPNLEHRPVNMTELLKNVDSMDPTYRDLLERLGKLPGPWATVKSTAAPTTEYDTGQMKPNNTNVGAISTSAMCRNDTRNALSKSFIRVDKYEDEICVPRCGEDVYFTASNRRFVETWVTVWSVLCFISTTITVLTFAIDTSRFKYPERPIIFLSLCYNLYSMAYIVRAIAGTEKIICDKERQYVVTAGMNIADHAGCSVVFLMLYYFGMASALWWVALTFAWFLAAGLKWGQEAIEAKATYFHIVAWTVPAVQTIIVLILRKVDADELSGLCYVGNSDKRNLGAYVLAPLSLYLILGTLFLLAGFIALFRIRMVLKNKETDTNKLEKLMVRIGVFSVLYTVPVTAVVACYFYEHANMERWRLNVLRCQGVESCVEEQGPSVELFTVKYFMLLAVGITSNMWIWSTKTFQAWRGFYQKKCAGGDEKSAEKKPLTQASQNSFKNNQGRVAANTNFPYAFNAPAPYPQSASTAATSLAVPSPSLPQSKASSVAAGATV